The following proteins are co-located in the Malus sylvestris chromosome 13, drMalSylv7.2, whole genome shotgun sequence genome:
- the LOC126597084 gene encoding uncharacterized protein LOC126597084 isoform X2: MKSGGVTRLKHHLSGLDPGHNVQRCDSVPPEVKAFITTLLKNKKHQKEKKAYGMENIRAGLRGEGIGQAVDSDDDDDEDECDDDMGPEERRSFKQALRASKQSAWEREHLHKIPNRGQGFGTSGGAQMRRGGSLRESQPTPPIAPSLYNSSKARQKSVWSYFKGGNVKEGMGRLISKFFIYENVPAEKASSHHFKNMVLGCQQAGVGVQPPTPYEVRNKYLEMEHKDIGEYVNKLRLKWETNGCTIMCDGWTGPTRLSIINFMVYSKGKTIFLKSVDASDHIKNYKYIYKLLRDVIMEVGEHNVVQVVTDNGSAFVKAGKKLMKHHNVFWTSCAAHCIDLMFEAMGKRENIANVVKRARTITNYIYNHGWLLAKMREFCKGEIIRPATTRFATNYIALDSLLKKKAGLKQLFTSDDWANHNFSRSNAGRMVESIVLDHAFWTQSEHVCQLFEPLYKVLRIVDTEVYPTMGAVYELMHVVKEELERKPGARWVIKIIDDRWYKTLYHDLHAADPVLEMMVPLYVLYIMYTLNWTLHHQKLANLEMS, from the exons atgaagagtggcggagtgacacgacttaagcaccatcttagtggattagatccaggacataatgtccaacgatgcgatagtgtccccccagaagtgaaggcattcatcaccacattattaaaaaataaaaaacaccagaaggaaaagaaagcatatggaatggaaaatattcgagctgggctacgaggagaagGCATTGGCCAAgcagttgacagtgatgatgatgacgatgaggacgaatgtgatgatgacatgggacctgaagaacgacgtagtttcaaacaagcattacgtgcctccaaacagtcagcatgggaaagagaacaccttcataaaattcctaatagaggaCAAGGTttcgggacaagtggtggtgcacaaatgagacggggaggcagtcttagagaatcacaaccaacaccaccaatagccccaagtttatataactcatccaaagcacgtcaaaagagtgtttggagttatttcaagggaggtaatgtgaaggagggaatggggcgtctaattagcaagttctttatctatgaaaatgtccctgctgagaaggcatcatcacatcatttcaaaaatatggtattgggatgtcaacaggccggtgttggagtacaacctcccactccctatgaggtaagaaacaaatatttggaaatggagcataaagacattggcgagtatgttaacaagttgaggttaaagtgggaaactaatggttgcacaatcatgtgtgacggatggactgggccaaccagattgtctatcataaacttcatggtatactccaagggaaagacaatttttttgaagtccgttgatgcttcagaccatataaagaactacaagtatatttacaagttattgagggatgtaatcatggaggtgggagagcataatgttgtccaagttgtgaccgacaacggttctgcatttgtcaaagctggaaaaaagttaatgaagcatcataatgtgttttggacatcatgtgcagcacattgtattgatctcatgtttgaggcaatggggaagagagagaatattgCTAATGTtgtaaaaagagctagaacgatcacaaattatatttacaaccatggttggttgttggcaaagatgcgtgaattttgcaaaggagaaattattcgtccagctaccactcgattcgccaccaactatattgcattagacagcctacttaagaagaaagcagggttgaagcaactattcactagtgacgattgggccaaccacaatttcagccgctcaaatgcaggtcgtatggtggaaagtatagtgcttgatcatgctttctggactcaatcagaacatgtgtgccaactgtttgaacctctttataAGGTTTTACGGAttgttgacacagaagtgtatcctactatgggggcagtatatgagttgatgcatgtagtgaaggaggaattggaaagaaaacctggcgcaaggtgggtcataaagataattgatgaccgatggtataaaacattataccacgatttgcatgcagcag acccggtgttggagatgatggtgcccttatacgtgttgtacataatgtatactctaaattggaccctgcatcaccagaagttggccaatttggaaatgag ctaa
- the LOC126597084 gene encoding uncharacterized protein LOC126597084 isoform X1 translates to MKSGGVTRLKHHLSGLDPGHNVQRCDSVPPEVKAFITTLLKNKKHQKEKKAYGMENIRAGLRGEGIGQAVDSDDDDDEDECDDDMGPEERRSFKQALRASKQSAWEREHLHKIPNRGQGFGTSGGAQMRRGGSLRESQPTPPIAPSLYNSSKARQKSVWSYFKGGNVKEGMGRLISKFFIYENVPAEKASSHHFKNMVLGCQQAGVGVQPPTPYEVRNKYLEMEHKDIGEYVNKLRLKWETNGCTIMCDGWTGPTRLSIINFMVYSKGKTIFLKSVDASDHIKNYKYIYKLLRDVIMEVGEHNVVQVVTDNGSAFVKAGKKLMKHHNVFWTSCAAHCIDLMFEAMGKRENIANVVKRARTITNYIYNHGWLLAKMREFCKGEIIRPATTRFATNYIALDSLLKKKAGLKQLFTSDDWANHNFSRSNAGRMVESIVLDHAFWTQSEHVCQLFEPLYKVLRIVDTEVYPTMGAVYELMHVVKEELERKPGARWVIKIIDDRWYKTLYHDLHAADPVLEMMVPLYVLYIMYTLNWTLHHQKLANLEMRYTIT, encoded by the exons atgaagagtggcggagtgacacgacttaagcaccatcttagtggattagatccaggacataatgtccaacgatgcgatagtgtccccccagaagtgaaggcattcatcaccacattattaaaaaataaaaaacaccagaaggaaaagaaagcatatggaatggaaaatattcgagctgggctacgaggagaagGCATTGGCCAAgcagttgacagtgatgatgatgacgatgaggacgaatgtgatgatgacatgggacctgaagaacgacgtagtttcaaacaagcattacgtgcctccaaacagtcagcatgggaaagagaacaccttcataaaattcctaatagaggaCAAGGTttcgggacaagtggtggtgcacaaatgagacggggaggcagtcttagagaatcacaaccaacaccaccaatagccccaagtttatataactcatccaaagcacgtcaaaagagtgtttggagttatttcaagggaggtaatgtgaaggagggaatggggcgtctaattagcaagttctttatctatgaaaatgtccctgctgagaaggcatcatcacatcatttcaaaaatatggtattgggatgtcaacaggccggtgttggagtacaacctcccactccctatgaggtaagaaacaaatatttggaaatggagcataaagacattggcgagtatgttaacaagttgaggttaaagtgggaaactaatggttgcacaatcatgtgtgacggatggactgggccaaccagattgtctatcataaacttcatggtatactccaagggaaagacaatttttttgaagtccgttgatgcttcagaccatataaagaactacaagtatatttacaagttattgagggatgtaatcatggaggtgggagagcataatgttgtccaagttgtgaccgacaacggttctgcatttgtcaaagctggaaaaaagttaatgaagcatcataatgtgttttggacatcatgtgcagcacattgtattgatctcatgtttgaggcaatggggaagagagagaatattgCTAATGTtgtaaaaagagctagaacgatcacaaattatatttacaaccatggttggttgttggcaaagatgcgtgaattttgcaaaggagaaattattcgtccagctaccactcgattcgccaccaactatattgcattagacagcctacttaagaagaaagcagggttgaagcaactattcactagtgacgattgggccaaccacaatttcagccgctcaaatgcaggtcgtatggtggaaagtatagtgcttgatcatgctttctggactcaatcagaacatgtgtgccaactgtttgaacctctttataAGGTTTTACGGAttgttgacacagaagtgtatcctactatgggggcagtatatgagttgatgcatgtagtgaaggaggaattggaaagaaaacctggcgcaaggtgggtcataaagataattgatgaccgatggtataaaacattataccacgatttgcatgcagcag acccggtgttggagatgatggtgcccttatacgtgttgtacataatgtatactctaaattggaccctgcatcaccagaagttggccaatttggaaatgaggtacacaattacttaa